The Chryseobacterium indologenes genomic sequence ATTTTCCCTGAAAAGTAAAAAAATTGTATAAGTTTTAATAAAAAAATTGCACAATTAGAAAATAGTATTATATTTGCTATAATTACGAACTAACTTTAATATTAAAAATTATGAACAAGTCTGAATTAATCGACGCAATCGCAAAAGATGCAGGTATCACTAAAGTTGCAGCTAAAGCTGCTTTAGAATCTTTCATTGGTAACGTAACTACTACTTTAAAGAAAAAAGACGGAAAAGTTTCTTTAGTAGGTTTCGGTACTTTCTCAGTAGCTGAGAGAGCAGCTAGACAAGGTATTAACCCTGCAACTAAAAAACCGATCAAAATCGCTGCTAAAAAGGTAGCTAAATTTAAAGCTGGAGCTGATTTATC encodes the following:
- a CDS encoding HU family DNA-binding protein, with amino-acid sequence MNKSELIDAIAKDAGITKVAAKAALESFIGNVTTTLKKKDGKVSLVGFGTFSVAERAARQGINPATKKPIKIAAKKVAKFKAGADLSNAVSGAKKK